A single genomic interval of Pseudorasbora parva isolate DD20220531a chromosome 21, ASM2467924v1, whole genome shotgun sequence harbors:
- the csdc2a gene encoding cold shock domain-containing protein C2a — MADSDSTSTSDRKLHCPHTPVSLSLPFLREGSNVERKPPQTGEPLSPLPTKRTRTYSASVRAKSGPVFKGICKNFSRSQGHGFIRPSHGGEDIFVHISDIEGEYVPMEGDEVTYKVCPVPPKNLKFQAVEVVITNLSSGRKHETWSGQVISS, encoded by the exons ATGGCTGATTCAGATAGCACATCTACATCTGATCGAAAACTGCACTGCCCACATACACCTGTTTCACTTTCATTACCTTTCCTGAGGGAAGGCAGTAATGTCGAGAGAAAACCGCCTCAGACAGGGGAACCTCTTAGTCCACTGCCAACCAAACGCACACGCACCTATTCAGC ATCGGTGAGAGCCAAATCTGGACCTGTCTTCAAGGGCATTTGCAAGAACTTCTCGAGGTCACAAGGTCATGGATTCATTCGCCCCTCCCATGGAGGAGAAGACATATTTGTTCACATCTCAGA TATTGAGGGTGAATATGTGCCAATGGAGGGGGATGAGGTGACCTACAAAGTGTGTCCTGTTCCTCCCAAGAACTTAAAGTTCCAAGCTGTTGAGGTGGTCATCACCAACCTTTCTTCCGGAAGGAAGCACGAGACCTGGTCTGGGCAAGTTATCAGCTCCTAG